In one Fluviispira vulneris genomic region, the following are encoded:
- the pxpB gene encoding 5-oxoprolinase subunit PxpB, translating into MNLKRPRFFILNESSLSLELEPPAELFYQKKLWWLAKKLKLNPQVIDVVIGMNNFTIVINPLIHHPENFLFLLESLWQQAESIENNIKEVIIPVKYGKKYGPDLIIIANNTGLTFKEIIELHCSGEYFVYFLGFQPGFPYLGGLPKQLHTARKNIPNIAIPAGSVGIGGSQTGIYPSCTPGGWNIIGHTDFILFKPDSSEPTTLLPGDKVRFVEKK; encoded by the coding sequence TTGAATTTAAAACGACCTCGTTTTTTTATTCTAAATGAAAGTTCTCTTAGCTTAGAGCTTGAACCACCTGCAGAACTCTTTTATCAAAAAAAACTTTGGTGGTTAGCAAAAAAATTAAAATTAAATCCTCAAGTAATAGACGTCGTAATAGGAATGAACAACTTTACAATAGTTATAAACCCATTGATTCATCATCCAGAAAATTTCCTTTTTCTACTGGAATCACTCTGGCAACAAGCAGAATCAATTGAAAATAATATTAAAGAAGTTATTATTCCTGTAAAATATGGAAAAAAATATGGTCCTGACCTGATAATAATTGCTAATAATACAGGACTCACTTTTAAGGAAATCATTGAACTCCATTGCAGTGGTGAATATTTTGTTTATTTTCTTGGCTTTCAACCTGGATTTCCATATTTAGGCGGTTTGCCTAAACAACTTCATACAGCAAGAAAAAATATTCCAAATATTGCTATACCTGCAGGCTCAGTTGGAATTGGGGGAAGTCAAACTGGCATTTATCCTTCATGCACACCAGGTGGCTGGAATATTATAGGACATACAGATTTTATTTTATTTAAACCAGATTCATCAGAACCAACAACACTTTTGCCTGGTGATAAAGTTCGATTTGTTGAAAAAAAATAG